The following proteins are co-located in the Paenibacillus sp. FSL H8-0079 genome:
- a CDS encoding HEAT repeat domain-containing protein: MIGQKWMYIKLIGSHRTGWLASNTDWLVHMVSLICASVLFLLLVIYGYILWTKYSSRRREKVKTALVQDLLAEGSALQRYLDQGEISVELSNMSGDQQSVLQQLLLQQLAQGPEEHEILRIRLLSWQVFGGSYRSVLKTGKWSERVNTLLYIEQFHMMELLPRLEDMLRVRSCTLLERFIILRIYARTGYFRIVKELMREQYVLSDSQYLQILLLLTDSSWTRLKDHFKDVPYQVQSNIIHAIRIRDDQTDGAVVLLEKLILGEDAKLRTCSYQALAYVGRRREDLLKGLLLVWNEHGEERQRAERLTVTQLMGTVHADAFIPRLKMMMGDPSFQIRQEAANSLARYEQGLEELRDTAVNHPDKYARQIAEETLERMQYGREMD, translated from the coding sequence ATGATTGGACAAAAATGGATGTACATTAAGCTCATCGGTTCACATCGTACAGGTTGGCTTGCCAGTAATACCGATTGGTTAGTACATATGGTCAGCCTGATCTGTGCAAGTGTACTGTTTCTTTTGCTAGTTATCTACGGTTATATCTTATGGACGAAATATAGCAGCAGACGCAGGGAAAAGGTTAAGACAGCGCTGGTTCAGGATTTACTTGCAGAAGGCTCGGCTTTACAGCGGTACCTTGACCAAGGGGAAATTAGCGTAGAATTATCGAATATGAGTGGAGATCAACAAAGCGTGTTGCAGCAGTTATTATTGCAACAGCTCGCTCAAGGGCCGGAAGAGCACGAGATCTTACGGATTCGCCTGTTATCCTGGCAAGTCTTTGGAGGTTCATATCGGTCGGTACTGAAGACGGGAAAGTGGAGCGAACGGGTTAACACACTATTATATATTGAACAGTTTCATATGATGGAGCTTCTGCCCAGATTAGAGGATATGCTGCGGGTTAGATCATGTACGCTACTTGAACGCTTTATCATTTTGCGCATATATGCCAGAACCGGTTATTTCAGAATCGTGAAGGAATTAATGCGTGAGCAATATGTATTGTCCGATTCACAGTATCTTCAGATCTTACTGTTGCTTACCGATTCATCCTGGACTCGTCTAAAGGATCATTTCAAAGATGTACCTTACCAGGTCCAGTCTAATATCATCCATGCCATTCGTATTCGGGATGATCAGACGGATGGCGCTGTTGTTCTACTGGAGAAGCTCATTCTAGGAGAAGATGCGAAACTACGTACTTGCTCTTATCAGGCACTGGCGTATGTGGGTAGGCGTCGTGAAGATTTGTTGAAGGGGCTATTGTTGGTATGGAACGAACATGGTGAGGAAAGGCAACGTGCTGAACGACTAACCGTGACCCAGCTCATGGGAACTGTTCATGCGGATGCTTTTATCCCTCGTTTGAAGATGATGATGGGTGATCCTTCCTTTCAGATCAGGCAGGAAGCGGCGAACTCCCTTGCCCGGTACGAACAGGGACTTGAAGAACTTCGGGATACGGCTGTTAATCATCCGGATAAATATGCAAGGCAGATAGCGGAAGAAACGCTGGAAAGGATGCAGTATGGACGAGAGATGGATTGA
- a CDS encoding glycosyltransferase family 2 protein codes for MDERWIEMLRGFVLACYEGMFIYLVLAIVMCSVLVAAAARTLIRRRDLDPLQYHEMLDEELAPAVSLLVPVRNSEDTIVQRISCLLDIQYARYEVIIINDGSEDGTMRRLKETYDLMPIQSKVHYSGLGQETGQINGVYQSRLHHRLIVIDKAYGGRMDSLNVGLNISQYPYIASVGPRTILERDALVKIMKPVMDALPGEEVMACSGRVDLMAPGNTNLTNSADNSTRRTGSTLFVMQTIEYVRAFLISGVGLVRYNINVLLFTSEVFGVFKKNRVLEVGGYKRDDQVAHMELVMRLQKHMKQIRQRGRIIYIPDPICRIEVPGTWRQLCRQRTGWHMQLASSLWTQRSMIFNPAYGWMGMVSIPYFILIELLGPVLELGAIVLFIAGIGLQLVDINLCIILALLLILYGSLLSAGAVMFEIWCSRKAYTSREVTRLLLYACTETFWFRPLNNISRIYGMLQAMGLRKAEEKDSRHGLG; via the coding sequence ATGGACGAGAGATGGATTGAGATGCTGCGGGGGTTTGTTTTGGCGTGTTATGAGGGGATGTTTATTTATCTAGTGCTGGCGATTGTGATGTGCAGTGTACTGGTTGCCGCCGCCGCTCGGACATTGATCCGCAGGAGGGATCTGGACCCGCTGCAATATCATGAGATGTTAGATGAGGAACTGGCTCCGGCGGTCTCCCTGCTTGTTCCCGTGCGGAATAGCGAGGATACGATCGTACAGCGAATTAGCTGTCTGCTGGATATTCAGTATGCACGCTATGAAGTCATTATCATTAATGATGGGTCAGAGGATGGGACCATGCGGCGTCTAAAGGAAACCTATGATCTGATGCCCATTCAAAGTAAAGTTCATTATTCGGGACTTGGTCAGGAGACAGGTCAGATTAATGGTGTCTACCAATCCAGGTTGCATCATCGTCTGATTGTGATCGACAAGGCGTATGGAGGACGAATGGACTCCCTGAATGTAGGATTGAATATCTCGCAGTATCCCTACATCGCCTCCGTTGGCCCCCGTACAATTCTGGAACGGGATGCATTGGTGAAGATCATGAAACCCGTTATGGATGCTCTTCCGGGAGAAGAGGTCATGGCTTGCAGTGGACGAGTGGATCTCATGGCCCCCGGAAATACGAATCTGACGAACTCAGCCGACAACAGCACAAGACGGACGGGCAGTACGTTGTTTGTAATGCAGACCATTGAATACGTGCGTGCTTTTCTGATTAGCGGCGTGGGACTTGTTCGGTACAATATTAATGTGCTTTTATTTACATCCGAAGTATTCGGTGTATTCAAAAAGAACCGGGTGTTGGAAGTTGGAGGATACAAGCGAGATGACCAGGTCGCTCACATGGAACTGGTGATGCGGTTACAAAAACATATGAAGCAGATCCGGCAACGGGGGCGTATTATATATATTCCCGATCCGATCTGCAGGATAGAGGTACCCGGCACATGGCGTCAGCTGTGCAGACAGCGTACCGGTTGGCATATGCAGCTTGCAAGCAGTCTATGGACTCAGCGGAGCATGATCTTCAATCCGGCCTATGGTTGGATGGGGATGGTATCCATCCCTTATTTTATTTTGATCGAATTGTTGGGGCCGGTGTTAGAACTGGGAGCGATCGTGCTGTTCATTGCAGGCATAGGGCTACAGCTGGTGGATATTAATCTATGCATCATTCTCGCGTTGCTGCTGATACTTTATGGTTCCCTGTTGTCCGCGGGTGCGGTGATGTTCGAAATATGGTGCTCACGCAAGGCATATACGTCCCGAGAGGTAACACGTCTGCTGTTGTATGCATGTACGGAGACGTTCTGGTTCAGACCGCTGAATAATATATCCCGTATATATGGAATGTTGCAGGCGATGGGATTGAGGAAGGCAGAGGAAAAGGACAGCAGACATGGATTAGGGTAA
- a CDS encoding TetR-like C-terminal domain-containing protein — protein sequence MSPRQGLDRGALLSAATQLADSDGFQALTLAALAQRLDVRSPSLYNHISGLPGLRQEMALMSVQQLSRALTAAIADLTGDDAIQAIAAAYIGFVREHPGLYEASFHAPDREEPQLAAASTATLELLLHSLQPYPLTEAEALHAVRGLRSLCHGFASIEAQGGFGMDFDPDESLRLTVSAFLHGLRHLHKN from the coding sequence ATGAGCCCCCGGCAAGGGCTGGATCGCGGCGCTCTGCTTAGCGCCGCCACCCAGCTTGCTGACAGCGACGGCTTTCAGGCGCTGACACTGGCCGCGTTGGCCCAGCGGCTGGATGTGCGCTCACCGTCGCTCTATAACCACATCAGCGGACTGCCCGGGCTTCGCCAGGAAATGGCGCTGATGTCCGTACAACAGCTTAGCCGCGCATTAACTGCGGCTATCGCTGACCTCACTGGCGATGATGCCATTCAGGCCATCGCCGCGGCATACATCGGCTTCGTCCGCGAGCACCCCGGGCTCTACGAAGCCTCATTTCATGCCCCGGACCGCGAGGAGCCACAGCTCGCCGCGGCCAGCACAGCCACACTGGAGTTGCTGCTGCACAGCTTGCAGCCCTACCCACTAACCGAAGCGGAAGCATTGCATGCCGTTCGTGGTTTGCGCAGCCTCTGCCATGGGTTTGCCTCCATTGAGGCACAAGGCGGCTTCGGCATGGACTTTGATCCGGACGAAAGTCTGCGTCTGACCGTATCCGCATTCCTGCACGGACTCCGGCATCTTCACAAAAACTAG
- a CDS encoding MBL fold metallo-hydrolase has translation MRITREFDVVQVTFLPKLFPVNVYLVEEEDGLTLIDAGMPFSLKGILATALSLGKPITKMILTHAHSDHIGALDSLKEALPQAEFFISRRDARLLAGDTSLLPSEPQTPVRGGVPKPKAVRTQPDHLLDDGDQIGSLVAIASPGHTPGHMAFMDTRSRVLIAGDAYQLQGGLAVSGRVRPLFPFPALATWNREAALASAKRLAELEPSVLAVGHGRMLRQPAAAMRAAAADAQQRLGLAGGQR, from the coding sequence ATGCGCATTACCCGAGAGTTTGATGTCGTTCAAGTTACATTCCTTCCGAAGCTCTTCCCTGTGAACGTGTATCTTGTTGAAGAGGAAGATGGATTAACCCTGATTGATGCCGGAATGCCGTTCAGTCTTAAGGGGATTTTGGCAACTGCCCTTTCCCTTGGCAAACCCATTACCAAAATGATTCTGACTCACGCTCATAGCGACCATATTGGTGCACTGGATAGCCTCAAGGAGGCGTTACCCCAAGCGGAGTTCTTCATCTCCAGACGGGATGCCCGGCTATTGGCGGGAGATACCTCACTGCTTCCAAGTGAGCCACAGACCCCGGTACGCGGCGGCGTGCCCAAACCCAAAGCGGTGCGTACCCAGCCGGACCACTTGCTGGATGACGGTGACCAGATTGGATCACTGGTCGCCATTGCCTCACCAGGCCATACGCCAGGGCACATGGCCTTCATGGATACGCGCAGCCGCGTGCTTATCGCTGGCGACGCCTACCAGCTGCAAGGCGGCCTCGCTGTATCCGGCCGCGTGCGCCCGCTCTTCCCGTTCCCCGCGCTGGCGACGTGGAACCGCGAAGCGGCTCTGGCCAGCGCGAAGCGCCTGGCAGAGCTGGAACCGTCCGTGCTGGCTGTAGGCCACGGACGGATGCTGCGCCAGCCCGCGGCCGCCATGCGCGCGGCAGCCGCTGATGCACAGCAGCGGCTCGGTCTTGCCGGGGGGCAACGATGA
- a CDS encoding Rrf2 family transcriptional regulator: MNSEFTIAVHCLVFLSMRDECMANSEDLSQSVGTHPARVRKVLSVLRKHGYLTTKEGAHGGYLLSRPSEEIKLGELYRLVAGGSLGPNWCSGESGSSCVVSSNMQDVMGNIYNGGEEALSAYFDRISIQDVKQRIGHGEECTLSLNGLPTNEKS; encoded by the coding sequence ATGAACAGCGAATTTACCATAGCGGTGCATTGTCTTGTTTTTTTATCGATGAGAGATGAGTGTATGGCCAATAGTGAGGATTTGTCCCAAAGTGTGGGTACGCACCCGGCCAGAGTCCGTAAGGTACTTAGTGTTCTGCGCAAGCATGGTTACCTGACAACCAAGGAAGGTGCTCATGGTGGGTACTTGCTTAGCCGTCCAAGTGAAGAGATCAAGCTTGGAGAATTGTACAGACTGGTAGCTGGTGGTTCGCTCGGTCCGAACTGGTGCTCAGGGGAGTCTGGTTCATCGTGCGTGGTATCTTCCAATATGCAGGATGTGATGGGGAACATTTATAACGGAGGCGAAGAGGCGCTCAGCGCTTATTTTGATCGTATATCTATACAGGATGTGAAGCAGCGTATAGGTCATGGGGAAGAATGCACTTTGTCGTTGAATGGATTGCCTACGAATGAGAAGTCCTGA
- a CDS encoding nitroreductase family protein, which produces MSGIEKNETLRVISERHAVKKYEKGFVLPEADLNAILTAASEAPSSWNLQHWRFLVIESEADKAKLLPVAYGQSQITDSSVTIAVLGDLEANRNTVIYDQAVEAGALTAEIRDALVGQINGAYQSAQTARDEAIRNASFASQNIMLAARSLGYDTCPIGGYNPQQLIETFNIPARFVPTLLITVGKAAQPAHPSGRFSLSEVVVKGSF; this is translated from the coding sequence ATGTCAGGCATTGAAAAAAATGAAACACTTCGCGTCATTAGCGAACGCCATGCTGTCAAAAAGTACGAAAAAGGTTTTGTATTGCCTGAGGCTGATCTGAATGCGATCTTGACAGCGGCTTCTGAAGCACCATCTTCATGGAACCTGCAACACTGGAGATTCCTCGTGATTGAATCCGAAGCAGACAAAGCGAAATTGTTGCCAGTTGCTTACGGCCAAAGTCAAATCACAGATAGTTCAGTTACGATTGCTGTTCTTGGTGATCTGGAAGCGAACCGTAACACGGTAATCTACGATCAAGCTGTTGAAGCAGGTGCATTGACTGCTGAAATCCGTGACGCATTGGTTGGTCAGATCAACGGTGCTTACCAAAGCGCGCAAACAGCTCGCGATGAAGCGATTCGTAACGCATCCTTTGCTTCCCAAAATATTATGCTTGCTGCACGCTCCCTGGGTTACGATACTTGCCCAATCGGTGGATACAATCCACAACAACTGATCGAAACATTCAACATTCCTGCACGTTTCGTGCCAACGTTGTTGATCACTGTAGGTAAAGCTGCACAGCCAGCTCACCCGTCAGGACGTTTCTCATTGTCCGAGGTTGTTGTTAAAGGTTCTTTCTAA
- a CDS encoding S-layer homology domain-containing protein, which yields MKKNILATLTAGALLTLSLSAGPIHAAQAQFTDIQGIAGADKIESLHQDGFIKGVRDNLFKPELELNTSQGIQLIADGLNLNLDTIRFIKQPLPSDYFSNVKDGVWYSDAFIRAQFNGIQMSQDIDPSRALTREQYTLFLMQGIEAKGDLPMIKIKPVDIADEQELTPEYQGAIQRSLVLKINALDADGNFHPKQTITRAEAAVMMYNAIEYMESFHAPQIPETPEK from the coding sequence ATGAAGAAAAATATTCTTGCTACATTAACTGCGGGAGCTCTGCTCACGCTTTCTCTAAGTGCAGGTCCAATCCACGCTGCGCAGGCCCAATTCACGGATATTCAAGGTATTGCAGGAGCAGACAAAATTGAATCTCTCCATCAGGATGGATTCATCAAAGGCGTGAGAGACAACTTGTTCAAGCCTGAGCTGGAGTTAAATACCTCTCAGGGCATTCAACTGATTGCAGATGGACTGAATCTGAATCTGGACACGATTCGTTTTATCAAACAGCCACTGCCAAGTGACTACTTCTCTAATGTAAAAGATGGCGTATGGTACAGTGATGCATTTATCCGCGCCCAATTTAATGGAATTCAAATGTCACAGGATATCGATCCATCCAGAGCGCTCACTCGTGAACAATACACGTTGTTCCTGATGCAAGGCATCGAGGCCAAAGGCGATCTGCCGATGATTAAAATCAAACCTGTGGACATTGCCGACGAACAGGAACTTACCCCTGAGTATCAAGGTGCTATTCAACGTTCACTCGTTCTCAAAATTAATGCACTGGATGCCGATGGAAACTTCCATCCCAAACAAACGATTACCCGTGCCGAAGCAGCCGTTATGATGTATAACGCAATCGAGTACATGGAATCGTTCCATGCACCACAAATCCCGGAAACACCTGAGAAGTAA
- a CDS encoding AraC family transcriptional regulator: protein MQKLIVLPDPLLQEAAAYPVTSGLYVTDIGYFHEAEHHYRDRPEGCESHILMYCAQGTGWYTMDGGKTYDVRPGNLIILPAHVPHVYGANAAEPWSIFWIHLRGEHALSYIEPLLTHHISTMPPAKAQKWLELFHECYGALETGYSMQTMTYASQIIGYMLGMLAYGPETSGTDGGVISSKRAAEQSVQYMLKHLENGITLKELAAHARLSVPHYSQLFKQATGHSPIDYFLRLKIQHSCRYLDFTDWTVKQISSELGFKDPYYFSRLFSKMMGRSPTDYRNKSKG from the coding sequence ATGCAAAAACTCATTGTACTTCCGGACCCGCTGCTGCAAGAAGCTGCAGCTTATCCGGTCACGTCCGGATTATATGTTACCGATATCGGTTACTTTCACGAAGCAGAGCATCATTACCGTGACCGTCCCGAAGGTTGTGAATCACACATTCTGATGTACTGTGCCCAAGGCACAGGCTGGTATACGATGGATGGCGGCAAGACATATGATGTCCGCCCGGGAAACCTCATCATATTGCCTGCACATGTTCCTCATGTGTACGGAGCCAACGCAGCCGAACCATGGAGCATCTTCTGGATTCATCTGCGCGGGGAACATGCTTTATCCTACATAGAACCCTTGTTAACCCATCATATTTCTACTATGCCACCGGCTAAGGCTCAAAAATGGCTTGAGCTTTTCCATGAATGTTACGGCGCGTTAGAGACGGGTTACTCCATGCAGACGATGACATACGCCTCCCAGATTATCGGTTATATGCTTGGTATGCTCGCTTATGGGCCGGAGACGTCAGGAACAGATGGCGGGGTCATTAGTAGCAAACGTGCGGCTGAACAATCCGTTCAATATATGCTGAAGCATTTGGAGAACGGAATCACTCTCAAGGAACTGGCGGCACACGCCCGGCTCTCTGTCCCCCATTACTCTCAGTTGTTCAAACAAGCTACAGGACATTCGCCCATCGATTATTTCCTGCGTCTCAAGATCCAGCATTCGTGCCGCTATCTGGATTTTACCGATTGGACCGTGAAGCAGATCAGTTCCGAGCTTGGATTCAAGGACCCGTACTACTTCTCCCGTCTGTTTAGCAAAATGATGGGCCGTTCCCCCACGGATTATCGAAATAAATCCAAAGGTTAG
- a CDS encoding lactonase family protein — protein sequence METVTTQETLFYTGTYASADEPGIFLCALNADTGEMRIVNHMEGVSNPSYLALCPDGNCLYVASETDEGEVLVYRRDAATSELHLMDRKQTRGASPCYVSVSKDGQWVFTSNYSSGSVNVFPVGDQGTLGEMSAWVEHTGSGIHEERQEGPHAHSIQPDPSGQYAVVCDLGLDQIIVYRLEEGRLVTHRETDQPPGAGPRHLVFHPNSKWAYVINELDNTVTAFLYDERRGEFTTVQHISTLPEGHKGEGTAADIRVSPCGRFLYASNRGDDSIVLYHIDQESGELEAVEWTSTIGQTPRNFNILPGGILLVANQDSNNLVSFQISEEDGRLTHNGFKLELPRPVCIAPVV from the coding sequence ATGGAAACAGTCACAACCCAGGAAACGCTTTTCTATACAGGTACGTATGCTTCAGCAGATGAACCAGGAATATTCCTATGTGCATTGAATGCGGATACAGGAGAGATGCGAATCGTCAATCACATGGAGGGTGTAAGTAATCCTTCTTATCTGGCGTTATGCCCGGATGGAAACTGTCTGTATGTGGCGAGTGAGACGGACGAGGGAGAGGTGCTGGTCTATCGCAGAGATGCAGCAACGAGTGAACTGCACTTAATGGATCGAAAGCAGACCAGAGGGGCTTCTCCATGTTACGTGTCTGTCTCCAAGGATGGTCAGTGGGTATTCACATCCAATTATAGCAGTGGCAGTGTCAATGTATTCCCGGTAGGCGATCAGGGTACGCTCGGTGAGATGAGTGCATGGGTGGAACACACGGGAAGTGGAATTCACGAAGAACGTCAGGAAGGGCCGCATGCACACTCCATTCAGCCAGATCCGTCCGGACAGTATGCTGTCGTATGTGACCTCGGTCTGGATCAGATCATTGTGTATCGCTTGGAAGAAGGACGTCTGGTTACCCATCGTGAAACGGATCAGCCACCAGGCGCAGGGCCAAGACATCTTGTATTTCATCCCAACTCGAAGTGGGCTTATGTAATCAATGAATTGGACAACACGGTTACAGCATTCCTGTACGATGAGCGTAGAGGGGAGTTTACTACGGTGCAGCACATCTCGACACTTCCAGAAGGGCATAAAGGAGAGGGTACGGCTGCGGACATCCGTGTATCTCCATGTGGTCGTTTCCTGTATGCATCCAATCGGGGAGATGACAGCATCGTGCTCTATCATATTGATCAGGAGAGCGGTGAGTTGGAAGCCGTAGAGTGGACGTCTACGATTGGGCAGACACCGCGTAACTTCAATATTTTGCCTGGGGGGATTCTATTGGTGGCGAATCAGGACAGCAATAACCTCGTAAGTTTCCAGATCAGTGAAGAAGACGGACGTCTGACGCATAACGGGTTCAAGCTGGAACTACCTCGTCCGGTATGTATTGCACCTGTGGTATAA
- a CDS encoding helix-turn-helix transcriptional regulator — protein sequence MEPANSIREQLTQFIDKNSMTLSRFSEGSGINTGTISRILHGNRPISVSQLIAISSGMGVAADHFFADYVEECFAYSVSMRRIRPFILLSAELNRLDCIEQILHRLLDDLDYATELFEMAEQLFERNQRSAAALLYKSVSEVEKYQHSERLAMCQYRLFLIGQGENLEDNLRTAILFEPYVDRLDEGYQLDALKHLIHVFMAVHKWDKVDGLAQEMYKLAKIFYESKHLSRRKEHHENHTERPLYTYILYAWLIRSTVYEEYGDYKKALEFVSLYAYGQGWLQEQDEESERIQQQFGEWATANTYLYRMLSGEKEIVHEYADYISKYPDEIFLALRYMIQAANQFDWNIDDILNRFSEHTPLRTYKTEFGDYNKRIINESYARFLSDLGMYQLKRDRNDAMNLILEGLQMSVKINSDRNIITCMTLFEQYRDQADSEAKQKFKSLSSEVQRLNAKKNVFVANHF from the coding sequence TTGGAACCTGCAAATTCAATTCGGGAGCAATTAACCCAGTTTATTGATAAGAACAGCATGACGCTCTCCCGATTCTCGGAAGGATCTGGCATTAATACAGGCACAATTAGTCGTATTTTACATGGGAATCGTCCGATATCCGTGAGTCAATTGATTGCGATCTCATCAGGAATGGGCGTGGCAGCGGATCATTTTTTTGCCGACTATGTGGAAGAGTGTTTCGCTTATTCCGTATCCATGCGGCGAATCAGACCGTTTATTCTCCTGAGTGCGGAGCTGAATCGGCTGGACTGCATTGAGCAGATTCTTCATCGGCTACTGGACGACCTGGATTATGCGACAGAACTATTTGAGATGGCAGAACAGTTATTTGAACGAAATCAGCGATCTGCGGCGGCATTGTTATATAAGAGTGTGAGTGAAGTCGAGAAATATCAGCATTCCGAACGACTTGCGATGTGTCAGTATCGGTTGTTTTTAATTGGACAAGGAGAAAACTTGGAGGACAATCTAAGGACGGCTATCTTGTTCGAGCCCTATGTAGACCGGTTGGATGAGGGCTACCAATTGGATGCGCTGAAACATTTGATTCATGTGTTTATGGCAGTTCATAAATGGGATAAAGTGGATGGTTTAGCGCAAGAGATGTACAAGTTGGCGAAGATTTTTTATGAGTCTAAGCACCTTTCTAGACGAAAGGAACACCATGAAAATCACACCGAACGTCCACTCTATACTTATATTTTATATGCTTGGTTGATTCGATCCACAGTGTATGAGGAGTATGGAGATTATAAAAAAGCTTTGGAGTTTGTATCGTTGTATGCATATGGACAGGGCTGGTTACAGGAACAGGATGAAGAATCGGAGCGCATACAGCAACAATTTGGGGAATGGGCTACAGCTAATACCTATCTTTATCGAATGTTATCCGGAGAAAAGGAGATCGTTCACGAATACGCGGACTATATTTCGAAGTATCCAGATGAGATTTTTTTAGCTTTACGTTACATGATTCAGGCAGCCAATCAGTTTGATTGGAACATTGATGACATTTTGAATCGCTTCTCCGAACATACGCCTCTACGTACCTACAAGACTGAGTTTGGCGATTATAATAAACGTATCATTAATGAAAGTTATGCGCGGTTTTTAAGTGATCTGGGGATGTACCAACTTAAGAGAGATCGTAATGATGCAATGAATCTTATTCTTGAAGGATTGCAAATGTCAGTTAAAATAAATAGTGATCGAAATATTATTACATGTATGACATTATTTGAGCAGTACAGAGATCAAGCTGATTCAGAAGCAAAACAGAAATTCAAATCCTTATCAAGTGAGGTGCAACGGCTCAATGCGAAAAAAAACGTCTTTGTTGCTAACCATTTTTAG